The nucleotide sequence GACCTCGACCGCCGGCACCCCCCGCTGCACGGCGGCGGCGGTCACCTCCGCCCCGGGGAGCCGAGGGCGCTGGAGGAATGGAACGGATTCTCGTACGAAGCCGCGGGCACCGCCGCAACCCTCGCGGACGCCGAGCGGTGGGTCAACGAACAGACACCCAGTGCCCATCATTGGCAGGCCTGACCTGAGCGACCCACGGGCTGGACGGTGAAGTCGCGGGCCAAACCGGGTCCTGGGCCGGTACAGGCCGCCGCGTACAACGGCGGCTCGTACCGAACCGGGTCCTGGGCCGGTACGGGCCGCCGTACAACGGCGGGCTCGTACCTGCCGACAGGCACAGGCGGGCGTCCCCGGGCTGACCCCCAACCGGGCTATGACCAACAGAATGTCCCGCGAACTGACCGGAGAATCTCATCCGGCAAGGACGAGGTTGTGCAGGCGGGCAGTGGCGAGCATGGCGTGGTGGACGCCGTCGCCTTTCAGGCGGCAGTCTCGGAGGCTCTTCCGGCCCTTCATCCGGGTGAAGACGTGCTCCACGCGGGCACGGGCTTTGGGGTGTGAGGCTTTGTGTTCCTCCTTCCGGGCCGGGAGTTCGGCCTGGCCCTTCTCGCGGCGGTGCGGGATGACCAGGCCGGTGCCCCGGTAGCGCCGTCCGCGATGACCGTGGTCTTGCCGACGGCGTCCTTCGCGCCGGACAGTTCCCACGCCTTGCGGTCGTTGCGGTTGCCCGGCAGCGGTCGGCCTACGGCGACGACGAGCCGGGTGTCGGCGTCGATGACGACCTGGTGGTCGGTGGAGTACCGGTAGCTGGTCGACTGCTCGGCGATGCTGTGGTCCCGGGTGGGAACGAGGGTTCCGTCCACGATCAGCACGGCGTCGCGGCGGAACCGCTTGCGCCGCTGGAGGGCGAGCGTGGGGCCCAGGTGGTCGATGATGCGGTCGGCCGCGGACTTCGACACCCCGGACAACGGGGCGAGCTGGGGCGGGGGGAGGTTGGTGCGCCAGTACGCGGCGGCCGGCAGCCCGGTTCTCCAGCGGCAGGCTCCAGGGCCTGCCCTTGCGGACCGGATCCGCCCCCTTCGCGCCGCAACGCGGTAATCACGTTGTTCGAACTGACGCGGGCTCACCCGGTGAACGGAGCTGTCCAGGACGGCTCCGACGCCGTGATCTGGCAAGGAGGCACGGGAGACCGACGGCCGCTCGCATGTGCTGGAGTACCCCATCCGCGGAGACATCACGCTGATCAGCGCCCGCTGTTCGGCGGTTCTGGCGCTCTTCGGATATGTGAGCCAGGCATACGGCGCTCGGAGCGATGGTGAGGCCTTGAACCCGAAAGGCTCTACAGACGTCTGATGAAGGGACGGACATCCGCCCCCCCCGGATCGGCGTCAGCCGCGCCCCTCAAGAAAAGAATGAGAACAATGCGAAACCTTGAACAGAGGATAGCCGACAACATTCGCGCATGGAAGAATGACCAAAGGATCCGGAAACCACACGAACTCGACGGAAGACCCGTCGACGTGAAGGGAATTATCACAGAACTGACCCATCCCACTCCAATTGATTCATCGATGCCGAACAGCGTGGCCCCACCGATCGAGATGGCGCGAGCAGTAAAGGACTTCGCGCAGTACACGACAGAACTGGCCGCCGCGGTGAGTTCGAAAATCCACAAGGCAGTCGACATGCAGGCAAGTCACTGGCTGCAAGAAAACAAAAAGATTTTCGATGCGGAATATATCGACAAGAAAATTTCCCGCCTACATGGTGCAGCCGGACATGCACCGGAAGAGACGGTGATTTCAGTCATTGAGGGCGTGAGCGATGCACAGAATACGATGGATACCGCAATGAGCACCTTGCAAGTGGTCACCGAGACCGCGCGCAGCAATGTCGTGAAGCAAGCCGAGATTTTTCACAAGCGGCATGAGGACGGGGTCTCCAGGTTGAAGCACTGCAATCTGGAGGCAATGGGAGATCTGCGCGAAAACGCAGAATCGTTCATGACAGTGCTGCACGAAGAGACGCGTACATTGCTGAGCGCCAGAGCCGAGATGGATAATACTCTGAATGGAGTATCAAGGAAACTCAATGGATTGCTGAGCCAAGTGAAGCGATTCGTTCCACGTGTACGGCCCAGGCCCGCAGAAGGCACTGCTCGTTCTGAGAAAATGCCATCGAACAGGCCTCCTAGGCCTGTTATCGCCAGAGACTTCTACGTCCCCAAGGCTGCCGCAATGACCGTGCCCGGCACGGACAGGGACAGGGACAGCGGGCGGGCTGCTCATGCCGGACGGAACGATACGTCGAGAAGTCCTGTGCCCTCGGCCGCTGCACGGCCTCACAGGTGAATGATGTACCCGAGACATCGGGCGAGGACACGGCCCGGACTTCGCGCGGCGCGCACAGTGCGCTCGTACTGACCCTGCCAGGCGTCACAGAGCGGAGCATGCACTCAACGGTCGGCATGGGATTGGTGCCCGCCGGAGCCGTCCTCGTCCAAGGCCGGGCGGGGCTGGACGGCACGATCGGACGCGCTGCGCGGCGCCGGGCGTTGGAATCGTTCCGTCCTGGGTCCCTGATCGTCTCTGTCCGCAGAGTCCTCCGTACCCTGTCTCCGTATCCGGGTGGCTGGTCGGCACGGTCAGGGCTTCAGGTCGTGCTCACCGAGCCAGGCGAGTGTGTCTTCTGCAATTTCGAGCCAGCCATGGTCGAACGGAGCGCTATGACCGCGGTCTTCGTATGTACGCAGGTCGGCCGGCGCGCCTTGGCGGACGTAGAGTTGATGGGCCCCTCGGACGACGACGGACGGCACGGTGTGGTCCTGGCCCGCGGCGATCAGCAGCAGAGGTCCGCGGTCGCCGCGATGGGTATCGACCGCGGTCGGCGAGGTCTTGCGAAAGTTCGCGGTGGACGCCTCGAAGAGCGGCCGCCCTGGGGACGGGATCGTGAGCTCGTTGTACAGCTGTTCGGATTCCTCCGACGAGATTGCGTTGCCGAACGCGTAGGCGAACTGGCGTTCTGTCAGTGCAACGGTTCTGCGCTTGTTGGCGGGGCTTCTGAGTACGGGAAAGCTCGAACGCAGCAGACTCAGCGGCACAGCCCTGACTCCCTTGATGGGTGCGGGCGAGAGGCACACGGCGCCGGCAGCCAGACCACGGTCCAGGAGCTTCTGCGCGATCAGCCCTCCGAAGGAGTGACCGACCACGATCGGAGCGTTGGGCAGGTCCTTGACGACCTGTGCGTAGGAGTCGGTGATCTCGTCGACGCCGACGTCCAGGAGTCGTCCGGTGTCGGCGCGTGTTGCTGCGACGGTGTCTCTGTCACCCGGCCAGTGGGGCGCAAGGGTGTGGTATCCACGGTCCTCGAAGAGCTGGCGCCAGGGCAGCCACGAGACGGAGTGAATCCACAAACCGTGAATGAAGACAACGGACGTAGTCATGGGTTTTCGGCCTCGCTCACTGGGTGGGTACGTGCTGCTTGGGGCAGGACCCTCATGAGTGGAGAATCTAGAAGTGCACGGTGGATGGAGAGTGAAAGAACCCTGAACCGCGACACGTACGAGCGTTGGATGGCCGCGTCCGGAAGCCGTGCTGCCGATGATCGCGGCCTGACCGCTCACACTTAACTGGTCGACGGGCCCGGCGGGCATCGGCAGACGGACGTCGCGGGCTCCGGTGCGGCGGCCACGTCGTCGGCAGCGGTCGCGCTTCATCGATCGCTCGAGTGATGGTGGAACGACAGATACCGAGCACCGGACTCGACGGAAGGTCCGGCGCGAGTACCTCCTGCGCGTGCGTCGCGGTCACGAGCGGTAGGTGGTCTCGGCACAGGCTCCGAACCCGAACCGGAGTCAGCAGCCGGCTTCCCGCCGCCCCCCGGGGTGCACGTCACGCGGCGAGGCCGGTCTCCATTGACCGGGCTCCGCTCGCGTTGACCGTGCCGCCCAGGTTCCTTGGCCGGCCCGTACGCCTCGCCACCGTCATCATCGGCCTCTCACGCCGATCGGGTGACGCCTCGGGTGGTGGCTGGGAGCGACGCGTCCATGAAGAAGGACCGCCTGGCACCCGGAAAAGCACTCACAGAGTCGCTCAGCAGACGCCATTCCTTCGTGCGCTGGCCGTCCACGTGAGACGGAGAAATACCTGCTTCCAGTGGGCTCTTAGCTCACGGGTTCTTGCACGTCAGAAGAGTCAAAAGATCCGTAGGGTTCGCGGAAGGGAGGCGCGGTCATCTCTTTGAGCTTTGCCAGGAGCGATTGACAACCGGCAACTGCTGTTTCACAGTCATGCGACGGCACATTCAGATAAGTTTGATCCTTGTGAGACCACAGTCCGCGCCATATCGCATATTGCTGTATAGCGTCCTCCCACCACGCCTGCCCGAGCCAACCAGCAGCAGCATCGGATGAGCCAAAATGCCGAGTCAACTCCCGCTCAAGATCCCGGCGATCGGATTCCGAGTCGTACGATACCAGCGTGTGACCTTGAAGCACCTTGGAGAGCCGGGGCAAAATCTGTGCGAGTGTTGATTCTGTTGCAGCTCGTACTGATCCTGTGCCGTTCCTGCTGGTGGATGCAGGGTCGTCGACCGACTCAAATCTAATATCTTCATCGAGCAGTATCGTACCGCTTGCAGTTGCAGCAGCGATCTGCATCGTCAGGGCAGCCTTAAAATCAGTGGTCTTCATACTGATAACGACCAGCGAGTTGTCCGCGAGCATATTCGCTGCCCACCGGACAGATTGTGCGCGGTCCTCGCTCCACGATGCCGGGCGACGAAGTGCGCGCACCGCATCGTCCAGAATCCGGAATGACTCTCCAGTGGACTGAACTCGCCATACGGGCTGACCGTCACCCCGCCATATGTGCACTATCCCTATGTATGCTGCACCGTCATAGACAACCCATGTCGGCCGTTCGGTGCCGACTGGCATAACGAACTCCGCTCGCCGGCCGTCAACGTCACGGACGAAGACGTCTTTCATCTCTCCCAGATGTTCGATATCGGCGACAGTCGCCGGAAGCTGCTTTTCGAATGCAACAGGCATAGCCACTCCGAAACTTGGTGTCGGCGGCAAGCCCACCTTGGATCACCGCTTCTCAGGAGTGCAACGTGCCCTGAGCAGTATCAGTTCTTGACGGATCGTCTAATAACGGTGCGCGGCAAGTGAAGTGGCGGGGCCCGGTGCCGAGCGCCGCGGCGCGGGCCCGACCGGCCGGGCCGACAGCACCACGACGGTCGTCGGCAGCGGGTGTCCGCTGCGTGCCCACGAAGGTGGTCAGTGCCGATGTGCAGCGCGTAACGCTCGGTCGAGTCCGCAGGCCGGGCCACATCCCGAGATCCTGGCCGGTCACCTGACCGGGAGGCGACCGTCTCGCGGCCGCGATCCTCGTGGGCTGAGCCGGGAAGCCGCCGTACGGCCGCCGCACTGCCGCACGGTTCCACAATTCGTCCACAGCGGGCCCGTACGTTTTAGTGATCATGCTCGGAAACGGGCACACCGGGCGAAGGCGGCGCAAAGCATGGTCAGGATTCATCATCGGTACGCCGTGGTCAACGGCTACCAGATCTTCTACCGGGAAGCCGGGCCGAGAGACCGTCCCACCGTGCTGCTCCTTCACGGCTTTCCTTCCAGCTCACTGATGTTCCGGCACCTCCTGCCCCGGCTGGCGGACCGCTGGCACCTTGTAGCACCCGACCATGTCGGCTTCGGACTCTCTGATGCGCCGACGGCCGACACGTTCACGTACTCCTTCGACTCGCTCACCGACATCACGGCAACTCTTCTTCGGCAGCTCGGCATCGAGCGGTATTGCCTGTTCGTCCACGACCACGGCGCCCCGATCGGGTGGCGGCTCGCCCTGAGGACACCTGCCGCCGTCACCGCGATCATCACCCAGAACGGCAACGCGTACGACGAGGGCCTGCAGCCGGAGTTCTTCACTGCCGTGCGCGACTACTGGCGCGAGCAGATCCCCCGGACCGAAGCCGGCATTCGTGAGG is from Streptomyces rishiriensis and encodes:
- a CDS encoding transposase, with protein sequence MSKSAADRIIDHLGPTLALQRRKRFRRDAVLIVDGTLVPTRDHSIAEQSTSYRYSTDHQVVIDADTRLVVAVGRPLPGNRNDRKAWELSGAKDAVGKTTVIADGATGAPAWSSRTAARRARPNSRPGRRNTKPHTPKPVPAWSTSSPG
- a CDS encoding DUF6087 family protein, giving the protein MHGGGGHLRPGEPRALEEWNGFSYEAAGTAATLADAERWVNEQTPSAHHWQA
- a CDS encoding alpha/beta hydrolase; protein product: MTTSVVFIHGLWIHSVSWLPWRQLFEDRGYHTLAPHWPGDRDTVAATRADTGRLLDVGVDEITDSYAQVVKDLPNAPIVVGHSFGGLIAQKLLDRGLAAGAVCLSPAPIKGVRAVPLSLLRSSFPVLRSPANKRRTVALTERQFAYAFGNAISSEESEQLYNELTIPSPGRPLFEASTANFRKTSPTAVDTHRGDRGPLLLIAAGQDHTVPSVVVRGAHQLYVRQGAPADLRTYEDRGHSAPFDHGWLEIAEDTLAWLGEHDLKP
- a CDS encoding alpha/beta fold hydrolase yields the protein MVRIHHRYAVVNGYQIFYREAGPRDRPTVLLLHGFPSSSLMFRHLLPRLADRWHLVAPDHVGFGLSDAPTADTFTYSFDSLTDITATLLRQLGIERYCLFVHDHGAPIGWRLALRTPAAVTAIITQNGNAYDEGLQPEFFTAVRDYWREQIPRTEAGIREALTLELTRWRYLAGVTDETLVDPTTWTHDHDLLSRPDNDRAQLALFRDYATNLALYPEVQRYFRERQAPLLAIWGRGDPIFGPAGALAFTTDLPNAEVHLVDGGHFLLESALDEVVPLVRGFLDRHL
- a CDS encoding 3'-5' exonuclease, translating into MPVAFEKQLPATVADIEHLGEMKDVFVRDVDGRRAEFVMPVGTERPTWVVYDGAAYIGIVHIWRGDGQPVWRVQSTGESFRILDDAVRALRRPASWSEDRAQSVRWAANMLADNSLVVISMKTTDFKAALTMQIAAATASGTILLDEDIRFESVDDPASTSRNGTGSVRAATESTLAQILPRLSKVLQGHTLVSYDSESDRRDLERELTRHFGSSDAAAGWLGQAWWEDAIQQYAIWRGLWSHKDQTYLNVPSHDCETAVAGCQSLLAKLKEMTAPPFREPYGSFDSSDVQEPVS